In the genome of Limnobaculum zhutongyuii, one region contains:
- a CDS encoding tyrosine-type recombinase/integrase, whose amino-acid sequence MALTDIKVRSAKPEAKAYKLTDGDGMFLLVHPNGSKYWRLRYRFGGKEKTLALGVYPEVSLADARQKRDEARKLVAVGTDPNEHKRAVKAELEDEAKTFEAVARAWHSENKKWSALHSERILKGLEEHLFPSLGNIHIADLKTKDLLAPIKFVERSGCLEVAMRLKQRTTAIMTYAVQNGLIDYNPAQDMAGAIISGKVTHRPALPLDRLPELLERIDKYKGREFTKWAIKLSLLLFIRSSELRFARWPEIDFDRALWTIPAEREPLPGVKFSERGSKMHTPHLVPLSRQALEILKKIHEVSGHCELVFIGDHSVHKPMSEGTVNKALQNMGYDTKTEICGHGFRTMACSSLIESGLWSRDAVERQMSHQERNGVRAAYIHKAEHLEERRLMVQWWADFLDVNRKKETSPFEFAKLT is encoded by the coding sequence ATGGCCCTGACGGACATTAAAGTGCGGTCGGCAAAGCCTGAGGCAAAAGCGTATAAGCTTACTGATGGCGATGGCATGTTTCTTCTGGTTCATCCTAATGGATCCAAGTACTGGCGTTTACGTTATCGTTTTGGTGGTAAAGAAAAGACACTGGCTTTAGGCGTTTATCCTGAGGTTTCTTTAGCGGATGCTCGTCAGAAACGAGATGAAGCCAGAAAGCTGGTTGCTGTAGGTACAGACCCAAATGAGCATAAAAGAGCCGTAAAAGCTGAGTTAGAGGATGAAGCTAAGACTTTTGAAGCTGTAGCCAGAGCCTGGCACTCTGAGAACAAGAAATGGTCAGCTCTACATAGTGAGCGCATCTTGAAAGGGCTTGAAGAGCACCTTTTTCCCTCACTCGGTAATATCCACATTGCCGATCTCAAAACTAAAGACTTACTTGCACCGATAAAATTTGTTGAACGTTCTGGGTGTTTAGAAGTTGCTATGCGCTTAAAGCAACGAACAACAGCAATTATGACTTATGCTGTACAGAACGGGTTGATCGACTATAACCCAGCTCAGGATATGGCTGGCGCAATTATCTCAGGTAAGGTTACTCATAGGCCTGCTTTACCACTCGACCGTCTTCCTGAGCTTTTGGAGAGGATTGATAAGTATAAAGGGAGAGAGTTTACTAAATGGGCTATCAAGCTTTCCCTATTATTGTTTATCCGGTCCAGTGAACTCCGTTTTGCCCGCTGGCCTGAAATAGATTTTGATCGTGCTTTATGGACAATCCCTGCCGAGCGTGAGCCTCTCCCAGGCGTTAAGTTTTCAGAGCGAGGCTCGAAAATGCATACGCCACACCTTGTACCGCTTAGTCGTCAGGCACTGGAAATACTGAAGAAAATCCATGAAGTAAGTGGTCACTGTGAATTAGTCTTTATCGGCGATCATTCTGTTCATAAGCCGATGAGTGAAGGGACAGTAAATAAAGCACTGCAAAACATGGGTTACGATACAAAAACAGAAATCTGTGGGCATGGTTTCCGTACAATGGCTTGTAGTTCACTGATTGAATCGGGATTGTGGTCCAGGGATGCGGTAGAGCGGCAGATGAGCCATCAAGAGCGTAACGGGGTTCGTGCAGCTTATATTCATAAGGCTGAACATTTGGAGGAACGGCGATTGATGGTGCAATGGTGGGCGGATTTTTTGGATGTGAATCGAAAGAAAGAAACTAGTCCATTCGAATTCGCTAAATTGACCTGA
- a CDS encoding DUF2787 family protein translates to MKLKSTRLKRKVPHLTITCDLPIFKPFITLLANVIEQHHKVFSITLNYSNPDYTAKSGGYRPVEIRLERKQDNRWHICYVTEFTYIPTPFGLESTYAIDFDFSRSIGYQLGMTSEPIAAYGPLFSLWQRNFCRYHSYDTYQCKISIEEA, encoded by the coding sequence ATGAAATTGAAATCTACTCGACTAAAGAGAAAAGTTCCACACTTAACTATTACCTGTGATTTACCGATTTTTAAACCTTTTATTACGCTATTGGCCAACGTTATTGAACAACACCATAAGGTCTTTAGCATAACGCTCAATTACAGCAATCCGGACTATACGGCAAAATCGGGCGGTTACCGCCCTGTTGAGATTAGACTAGAAAGGAAACAGGATAATCGCTGGCATATTTGTTACGTCACTGAGTTTACCTATATACCAACACCATTTGGCCTCGAATCAACTTACGCCATTGATTTTGACTTTAGCCGGAGCATCGGTTACCAATTAGGTATGACTTCGGAACCTATTGCTGCCTACGGGCCGCTGTTCAGCCTCTGGCAACGTAACTTCTGTCGTTACCATTCATATGATACCTATCAGTGCAAAATCAGTATTGAGGAAGCATAA